The following DNA comes from Candidatus Methylacidiphilales bacterium.
GTTTCACCCGGTTACCTGGAAAACAGCCAGAAGTTGCCCAATCTTTCCACCATACCCGCAGGCCGCCCCGGCACCTTTGACGACATCTGGAATGCGGTGGAATTTCTCCTCAAATCCGAAAACGGCTATCTGACCGGCAGCAATCTCATCCTCAGCGGCGGCTGGAACCTTCGCTGATTCCAAACGCATATCCCCGCACTTAAATCCCGGATTCAGGGAGATTTTTCGTACTCTATCGCGGCAGAGTTATCCACTCTGTAAACAACCTTGGATATTCGAGCACCCCTGCGATAGGCGTCCACGGATTGCAGGAGAATGGTTTCAGGCGCGGAATGCGTGGTCAGGCCAGGGGTCAGAATCCACTTGGGCTCCTTCGTCTCCGGTTTGTAGAGCAGCGTGGAATTGGTGAGCGCACCGGAGCTTAGAAGTATATCCAGATTGTCCGGATAAACACCGCCATGACCATTGGCATAAGAAGACAAAACAATTCCGACTTGCCGTATCTCCGTCATGGCCCGCACTTGCCTGGCGCTCTCCATGGCGCCATTGACCGCGGGAATCGCCAAACCCACCAGGATAGCGGTCATAAACATGGAGCAACCCCCGAGGCATATTCCTGCAATCGCCATGCCTTTGCCTTGCAATGCGTGATTTTTATTTATTTTGTTCAGGGCCAAAATTCCAAAAATGACAGCAGGAATGCCTGACAAAAGCCCGAGACAAAAACTGGTGCATCCGAGTATAAGCGACGCGGTGGCAAGTCCGCTGGTTTTCCCGGAGGAAGTTTCAGGAGACCGCTGCGATGAGGAGGCCGGCATCTGTGACGGTTGCGGCGGCACGGGCGGCGTGAACAAGTCCGCGTATCGTTTCCACTCTTGAGATCCAGCTTGCGCAACCAGGGAGTCATTCTGCAAAATTCCGCTGGCATGCAATTTTTTGAGTTCTTCCAGATTTACAGGTCCCTGCACCTGCTGTTGCGCATCCAGATAATAGTAGGAGTTCATAAACCCTAACTAACAATTAAATGGAATTATACAAGCGGGAAGATGTCAATGCCTGAAATGCCGGCGGCCGGTGAAGATCATCGCCATGCCGGCCTTGTCCGCCGCTTCCATGACTTCCTTATCCCGCACGCTGCCGCCCGGTTGGATGGCCGCGGTCGCCCCCGCTCCCGCTGCGGCAACAATCCCGTCCGCAAACGGGAAAAATGCGTCCGACGCAATGGCACTGCCCTTGAGCGAAAGCCCCGCCTCTCCGGCCTTCCAGACGGCGATCTTCGAGGAATCCACGCGCGACATCTGCCCCGCGCCGATGCCTAACGTTTTACTGGAATCCGCATAGACGATGGCATTGGACTTGACGTGCCGCACCACCTTCCAGCCAAAACGCAGCGCCTTCATTTCCTCCGTTGTAGGTTGCCGCTTCGTGGCCACTTTCCATGTTGATTCGTCATCGGGCAAGGTGTCACTGTCCTGCACCAGCAGCCCGCCGGGAACGGAACGGTAGTCGTAAATGTGCCCCGCGCCATGCGGCAGTTTGTTTTCCATAAGCCGCAGGTTTTTCTTTTTCATCAACAGCTCGCGCGCGTCCGGCGCAAAGTCGGGGGCAATGATGACCTCGCTGAAAATTTCCGAGATCGCCTCCGCCACGGCCATATCCAATGTGCGATTCATGACAATAATGCCGCCGTAAGGCGCCTGTTTGTCCGTCGCGTAGGCGTGATCCCAGGCTTCGCGCAACGATTTCCCGGTACCGACTCCGCAGGGATTGGTGTGTTTGAGGATCGCCAGGGTCAGATCGTCAAATTCGTTGATAAGGCCGGCCGCCGCCGAGATGTCGATGATGTTGTTATAAGAAAGCTCCTTGCCGTGGAGTTGGCGGAAGAAATCGTGGAAGTGCCCGTAAAGTCCGGCCTTTTGATGGGGATTTTCGCCGTAACGCAACGGCTGCCCCAGTCGCCGGAGCAACCCCGAGGTTTCCAGCAAGCCCGAATGCTCCGGCTCGGTCCTGCGGGTCAGATAGGTCGCGATCAGATGATCATAGTAGGCGGTATGCCGGAACACCTTGGCGGCCAGCTTTTCGCGCGTCTCGGGCAATGTATTGCCGTTCTTTGCAATCTCTTCCTGCACACTGGCGTAGTCGGCCGGGTCCACGACAACCGTCACACTGCGATAGTTCTTCGACGCGCTGCGCAGCATGCTCGGACCGCCGATGTCGATGTTCTCAATCAACTCCTCGTGCTTCACCCCGCTCTTGGCCAGGGTTTGCTCGAAGGGGTACAGATTGACGATGACAAGATCGATAGGCTCGATGCCGTGCGCCTGCGCCTGTTTGACATGCTCCGGATTGTCGCGCAAGTGCAACAGTCCGCCATGCACCTTGGGATGCAGGGTCTTGACCCGGCCATCCATCATTTCCGGGAACCCGGTGAAATCGGATATTTCCCGGGCCGCAATGCCATTTTGCTGCAGCAGCTTTGCCGTCCCGCCCGTGGAGAGGATTTGGATGTTTTTCGAGGCCAGGAATTTTGCAAATTCCAGCAAGCCGGTTTTGTCGGAGACCGAGATGAGGGCGTTTTTCATGAAATCAATTTTTACAGGAAGGGCGCCAAGTTGGTTCGTTGCGATTCTTCGCGGTCTTCCTGTTTAATTTTTCTTTGTTAAAATTTCAACCTGACTTTGCCTTTGCCGGGCACAATTTCGCCGATGACGTAGGCCTCGGCTTTGCTGGTGATTTGGGACGCGTCCTTCGCTGAGACAATGGCCACCATGCCGATGCCCATGTTGAAAACCTGATACAGCTCCTCGCGATCCACTTCACCCTTTTCCTGTAAAAGTCCGAAAAGCGGGGATTGCGGCCAGGTACCGACCCGGATTGCCG
Coding sequences within:
- a CDS encoding DUF4190 domain-containing protein, whose translation is MNSYYYLDAQQQVQGPVNLEELKKLHASGILQNDSLVAQAGSQEWKRYADLFTPPVPPQPSQMPASSSQRSPETSSGKTSGLATASLILGCTSFCLGLLSGIPAVIFGILALNKINKNHALQGKGMAIAGICLGGCSMFMTAILVGLAIPAVNGAMESARQVRAMTEIRQVGIVLSSYANGHGGVYPDNLDILLSSGALTNSTLLYKPETKEPKWILTPGLTTHSAPETILLQSVDAYRRGARISKVVYRVDNSAAIEYEKSP
- the purH gene encoding bifunctional phosphoribosylaminoimidazolecarboxamide formyltransferase/IMP cyclohydrolase, which gives rise to MKNALISVSDKTGLLEFAKFLASKNIQILSTGGTAKLLQQNGIAAREISDFTGFPEMMDGRVKTLHPKVHGGLLHLRDNPEHVKQAQAHGIEPIDLVIVNLYPFEQTLAKSGVKHEELIENIDIGGPSMLRSASKNYRSVTVVVDPADYASVQEEIAKNGNTLPETREKLAAKVFRHTAYYDHLIATYLTRRTEPEHSGLLETSGLLRRLGQPLRYGENPHQKAGLYGHFHDFFRQLHGKELSYNNIIDISAAAGLINEFDDLTLAILKHTNPCGVGTGKSLREAWDHAYATDKQAPYGGIIVMNRTLDMAVAEAISEIFSEVIIAPDFAPDARELLMKKKNLRLMENKLPHGAGHIYDYRSVPGGLLVQDSDTLPDDESTWKVATKRQPTTEEMKALRFGWKVVRHVKSNAIVYADSSKTLGIGAGQMSRVDSSKIAVWKAGEAGLSLKGSAIASDAFFPFADGIVAAAGAGATAAIQPGGSVRDKEVMEAADKAGMAMIFTGRRHFRH